Genomic DNA from Balneolales bacterium ANBcel1:
ATTTTTCAGAAAGCCGATAACCGATGGTGCGTTTGATATCAGATTATTTACCGCATCATCATAGACGGCTTCAATGAGAATGTAGCCGGGAAAGAAATTTTTCTCACGGGTCCGTTTCTTCCCGCCGCGAACTTCAATAACCGTTTCACTAGGAATCAGTATCTCAGTGATTTTCTCCTCAAATCCCTGCAAAACGATTTCCCGCTGCAGATACTCTTTAACCTTCTTTTCATGGCCAGAGAAGCATCTTACTACATACCAGTTCCGTTGCTGATTTTCCATTTTAACCAAA
This window encodes:
- the nusG gene encoding transcription termination/antitermination protein NusG yields the protein MENQQRNWYVVRCFSGHEKKVKEYLQREIVLQGFEEKITEILIPSETVIEVRGGKKRTREKNFFPGYILIEAVYDDAVNNLISNAPSVIGFLKNDKESTRPAPLKRDEVDRILGKAGQAEEEGASLVEIPFKKGDLVKVIDGPFKDFDGTVEEVYPDKMKLRVLVSIFGRRTPVEVDVNQVDPEA